A part of Penaeus chinensis breed Huanghai No. 1 chromosome 6, ASM1920278v2, whole genome shotgun sequence genomic DNA contains:
- the LOC125026598 gene encoding uncharacterized protein LOC125026598, producing the protein MVKSRPTASAAAAAAATAASGNRRSVLSLLTRARAMQQKEQELMEVYHDIPGYGMYDHHMTELPMTDGVGEDVSAGRGGGGALKVNSPGDRARFRHDPYPRVPSST; encoded by the exons ATGGTGAAGAGTCGCCCCacagcctccgccgccgccgccgccgccgccactgccGCCAGCGGTAACAGACGTTCAGTTCTTTCCCTGCTGACCCGCGCGCGCGCCATGCAGCAGAAGGAGCAAGAGTTGATGGAAGTCTATCACGACATACCagg gTATGGAATGTACGATCACCACATGACAGAGCTGCCAATGACAGATGGGGTTGGCGAAGATGTCTCAG caggtcgcggtggcggtGGTGCCCTCAAGGTCAACAGCCCAGGAGACCGTGCCCGTTTCCGCCATGACCCCTACCCTCGCGTGCCCTCCTCGACATAA